One Candidatus Omnitrophota bacterium genomic region harbors:
- a CDS encoding V-type ATP synthase subunit K (produces ATP from ADP in the presence of a proton gradient across the membrane; the K subunit is a nonenzymatic component which binds the dimeric form by interacting with the G and E subunits) — translation MVQGLGDMGLSLSIAAVGSALGTGAAGMAAVGAWKRAFMQNKAAPFILIAFVGAPLSQTIYGMILRNSIKAANLDPQSYPFQIIMGLAAGLALGASAWMQGRAGAGAADALAETGKGFGNYIMVLGIVETVALFVMVFVMTALPK, via the coding sequence ATGGTACAGGGTTTGGGAGATATGGGACTTTCGCTTTCAATAGCCGCGGTCGGTTCGGCCTTGGGTACAGGCGCCGCGGGAATGGCCGCGGTGGGCGCCTGGAAAAGGGCCTTCATGCAGAACAAGGCAGCGCCCTTCATTCTGATAGCGTTCGTGGGAGCGCCGCTTTCACAGACCATTTACGGCATGATCCTGAGGAATTCCATAAAGGCCGCGAACCTCGACCCGCAGAGCTATCCCTTTCAGATAATCATGGGGCTGGCCGCCGGACTGGCGCTGGGCGCCTCCGCCTGGATGCAGGGAAGGGCCGGGGCCGGTGCAGCTGATGCTCTTGCTGAAACGGGAAAAGGGTTCGGTAATTATATCATGGTGCTGGGCATAGTTGAGACGGTCGCTCTGTTTGTCATGGTGTTCGTGATGACCGCGCTGCCTAAATGA
- the pyk gene encoding pyruvate kinase: protein MKYMFDMKMERLARTKIVATLGPASGTYTVLRKMVMSGLNMARLNFSHGSHGEHLEKIRMIRKINKKYRRHVHILQDLEGYRIRVRKFKGSKQKELKKGSTVWLTIDEDNGDPRIIPFDYEGSLKSIREGKLIYIDDGNIILKSAGATGKKVKARVVEGGPLKERKGINMPGVRVPFSGVTPKDEKDLEFGIKHKVDYIAQSFVRSRKEIDIIKSRIGDRLPGCGVIAKIETREAIKNIDQIMDVCDGVMVARGDMGISVPIYQIAVIQKMIIKKCNERKKFVITATQMLEHMTEHSRPTRAEVTDVANAILDGTDYVMLSGETAAGKYPVEAVKMMDMIIKFTESYSPDK from the coding sequence ATGAAATATATGTTCGACATGAAAATGGAAAGGCTGGCCCGGACGAAGATCGTCGCGACCCTGGGGCCGGCAAGCGGTACTTATACCGTGCTGAGGAAAATGGTAATGTCGGGACTTAACATGGCCCGGCTGAATTTTTCCCATGGCAGCCACGGGGAACACCTTGAGAAAATAAGGATGATAAGGAAGATCAACAAGAAATACCGCCGGCATGTGCACATACTCCAGGACCTGGAGGGGTATCGGATAAGGGTTCGCAAATTCAAGGGCTCGAAGCAGAAAGAGCTTAAAAAGGGCTCGACGGTCTGGCTTACCATCGATGAGGATAACGGTGACCCCAGGATCATACCGTTCGATTACGAAGGTTCTCTCAAAAGCATAAGAGAGGGTAAGCTCATATACATAGATGACGGCAATATAATACTCAAGTCCGCCGGAGCCACCGGCAAGAAGGTCAAGGCCAGGGTGGTCGAAGGCGGTCCTCTCAAGGAAAGAAAGGGCATAAACATGCCGGGTGTGCGTGTTCCTTTTTCCGGGGTTACCCCCAAGGACGAAAAGGATTTGGAGTTCGGCATCAAGCACAAGGTCGATTACATCGCCCAGTCGTTCGTCCGCAGCCGCAAGGAAATAGACATAATCAAGTCGCGCATAGGCGACAGGCTGCCGGGGTGCGGTGTCATTGCCAAGATAGAGACCCGGGAAGCCATAAAGAACATAGACCAGATCATGGATGTCTGTGACGGGGTGATGGTCGCACGGGGCGACATGGGCATATCCGTTCCCATATACCAGATAGCCGTTATACAGAAGATGATCATAAAAAAATGCAACGAACGGAAGAAATTCGTTATAACAGCCACGCAGATGCTCGAGCATATGACGGAGCATTCAAGGCCGACCAGGGCTGAGGTGACGGATGTCGCCAATGCCATACTTGACGGGACGGATTACGTGATGCTGTCCGGGGAGACCGCCGCTGGAAAATATCCCGTGGAGGCGGTGAAAATGATGGATATGATAATCAAGTTCACTGAAAGCTACAGCCCAGACAAATAA
- a CDS encoding lysine decarboxylase: protein MSPQEKEPKRPDWLIKAYDNSEFLHSPAARTLRVLAELMEPATRFRRNKVHNTVVFFGSARSFPQKKAKKKLKQIEQTLASRRTPSAKLKREHEQAKRDVVMSRFYEDAVRLSEKLTSWFLGLEKKDKYFMVCSGGGPGIMEAANRGATNVKGRSVGLNISIPSEQVPNLYQTKDISCEFHYFFVRKFWFFYLAKALVIFPGGYGTLDELFELLTLIQTKKTKKKMPVVLYGKDFWNEAINFEALIRWGVISKHEVKLFKIFDDPDTAFEYLKENLTKLYVKNAIIKSR from the coding sequence ATGTCACCACAAGAAAAAGAACCAAAAAGACCCGACTGGCTTATAAAAGCGTATGATAATTCAGAGTTTTTGCACAGCCCCGCCGCCAGGACGCTGCGCGTACTGGCCGAGCTGATGGAGCCGGCTACGAGGTTCAGGCGGAACAAGGTCCACAATACGGTCGTATTCTTCGGATCGGCACGGTCCTTCCCTCAGAAAAAGGCGAAAAAGAAACTCAAACAGATAGAACAGACCCTGGCTTCACGAAGGACCCCTTCGGCCAAGCTCAAAAGAGAGCACGAACAGGCAAAGCGTGACGTGGTAATGTCCAGGTTCTACGAGGACGCCGTCAGACTCTCGGAAAAACTCACCTCCTGGTTCCTCGGTCTTGAGAAAAAAGATAAATATTTCATGGTGTGTTCCGGCGGCGGACCCGGCATAATGGAAGCGGCAAACCGCGGGGCAACGAACGTCAAGGGAAGATCCGTCGGGCTCAATATAAGCATCCCATCCGAACAGGTGCCGAACCTCTACCAGACAAAGGACATCTCATGCGAGTTCCATTACTTTTTCGTCAGGAAGTTCTGGTTCTTCTACCTGGCCAAGGCCCTGGTCATCTTTCCCGGAGGGTACGGCACCCTGGATGAACTTTTTGAGCTTCTGACCCTCATACAGACAAAAAAGACGAAAAAGAAAATGCCCGTGGTCCTTTACGGCAAGGATTTCTGGAACGAAGCGATAAATTTCGAGGCTCTGATCAGGTGGGGTGTTATCTCCAAACACGAGGTCAAGCTTTTCAAGATCTTCGACGATCCCGATACCGCGTTCGAATACCTTAAAGAGAATCTGACCAAACTATACGTCAAGAACGCCATTATAAAATCAAGGTAA
- a CDS encoding MMPL family transporter: MKFQFFRKYSPFAYFARLSKESRSLCAFFAALIFSAILLSQLVNLTPQVGSDFFFSSDNPKFQYARLIGKIFPQEATQLVISAKGDIYSEDYLERMRVLTDMTILLPGVSGVVSLTSGPRNIRDAAESPLWKRLLISDDGASSNMLAFLENVSPERIIPKFETLIGLLESPRFDLQIAGVPYVVEMIRRNLVHDLVLFSLVAFAVFGTVMVFIFRSLRVFVGTFISCLEACILTLLIVGLSGIKIGILTVNLATIVFVLTLSHIIFLTHNWRTINRTRPGSYDTSSREAVRMTFGASFWCMMTTLLGFLSLLFVEAKPLRELGISGAVGTLVSISAAYGIYPLFLKTVRPSAVPREGTDRERARAFFIRRTGWIAGLVLILCAVCLPGLVRLNTDPSLFSFFKKGSRLREGLEYIDRNGGSSPLDIVVRDAKGARLNTNPMYERMWDLQEALEKDSSVGSVISLPVLMAEGGRAPLAFLLTWESLLKWMDKPQYNKIARSFITDDHVSGHFLLRMKESGRTTSRIEVVERLKMVVRKHGFVNEMAGGLFLLQGELAKLVSSSLVFGLARLIAFFVVISFIVSRSLRISLAMVFSLSVIPVCVLGGMGLLRVPVDIISAPAVNIAIGMGIDSMIHLVTAVRRRRSRGMDLRAAWLQSRARLWKPILGSMFIVSAGFAIFTLSAFPPTQRFGLSIVLGTMLASVSTVFILPLIANIGLNNPRKNPPFRLGPRLGKTRPDEVLTR, from the coding sequence ATGAAATTCCAATTTTTCCGGAAATATTCCCCTTTTGCTTATTTTGCCAGGCTCAGTAAAGAGTCGCGCTCTCTATGCGCTTTTTTCGCGGCGCTTATCTTTTCGGCAATACTGCTTTCGCAGCTGGTTAACCTTACCCCCCAGGTAGGAAGCGATTTTTTCTTCTCCAGCGACAACCCGAAATTCCAGTACGCGCGGCTTATCGGGAAGATCTTCCCCCAGGAAGCTACCCAGCTCGTCATAAGCGCTAAAGGGGATATATATTCTGAGGATTACCTTGAAAGGATGCGCGTTCTGACCGACATGACCATACTGCTTCCCGGGGTATCGGGAGTGGTGAGCCTGACCTCTGGGCCCAGGAACATTCGTGACGCCGCCGAGAGCCCCTTATGGAAAAGGCTCCTAATCTCCGACGACGGAGCCTCTTCGAACATGCTGGCTTTTCTCGAGAACGTATCGCCGGAGAGGATCATCCCAAAGTTCGAGACCCTGATCGGCCTCCTGGAAAGCCCCAGGTTCGACCTGCAAATAGCGGGCGTCCCTTACGTGGTCGAAATGATACGGCGCAATCTGGTGCATGACCTGGTCCTTTTCAGCCTCGTGGCTTTCGCTGTTTTCGGTACAGTGATGGTATTCATTTTCAGGTCACTCAGAGTATTCGTCGGCACCTTCATCTCCTGTCTGGAGGCATGCATTCTCACTCTCCTTATCGTGGGGCTTTCGGGCATAAAGATAGGCATTCTTACGGTGAACCTGGCGACCATCGTTTTCGTTCTAACACTCTCGCATATAATATTCCTCACGCATAACTGGCGCACCATCAACCGTACAAGGCCCGGCAGCTACGATACTTCCTCGCGCGAAGCCGTGCGCATGACCTTCGGCGCCTCTTTCTGGTGCATGATGACCACCCTCCTGGGTTTTTTGAGCCTCCTTTTCGTGGAGGCAAAACCACTGAGAGAACTGGGCATATCCGGTGCTGTGGGCACCCTGGTGAGCATCTCCGCCGCTTACGGCATATATCCGCTGTTTTTGAAGACCGTAAGGCCCTCGGCCGTTCCGCGTGAGGGGACCGATCGGGAGAGAGCAAGGGCTTTCTTCATAAGGCGCACCGGATGGATAGCAGGTCTGGTCCTCATTCTGTGTGCTGTCTGCCTGCCGGGTCTGGTCCGGCTCAATACCGACCCAAGTCTTTTCTCGTTCTTTAAAAAGGGGAGCAGATTACGCGAAGGCCTGGAGTATATCGACCGTAACGGGGGTTCGAGCCCGCTTGACATAGTGGTCCGCGACGCCAAAGGCGCGCGGCTCAATACCAATCCCATGTACGAAAGGATGTGGGACCTGCAGGAAGCCCTGGAAAAAGACAGCTCCGTGGGCAGCGTCATCTCCCTGCCCGTACTGATGGCCGAAGGAGGAAGAGCGCCCCTGGCCTTTCTCCTGACCTGGGAAAGCCTGCTTAAATGGATGGACAAGCCCCAGTACAACAAGATCGCCAGGAGCTTCATAACGGATGACCATGTGTCGGGGCATTTCCTTTTGAGGATGAAGGAGTCCGGACGCACTACCTCGCGCATCGAAGTCGTGGAGCGGCTGAAAATGGTCGTGCGAAAGCATGGATTTGTCAACGAAATGGCGGGAGGCCTTTTCCTGCTGCAGGGAGAACTTGCCAAACTGGTCTCATCAAGCCTTGTCTTCGGCCTGGCTCGACTGATAGCCTTTTTCGTGGTTATCTCTTTCATTGTCTCCAGAAGTCTGCGGATATCGCTGGCGATGGTCTTCAGCCTGAGCGTTATCCCCGTCTGTGTCCTCGGCGGCATGGGGCTTCTGCGCGTTCCCGTGGACATTATTTCCGCGCCGGCGGTAAATATCGCCATCGGCATGGGCATAGATTCGATGATCCACCTGGTAACCGCGGTAAGAAGGCGGCGGTCCAGGGGCATGGACCTCCGGGCGGCATGGCTGCAGTCACGCGCGCGCCTGTGGAAACCCATCCTGGGCTCAATGTTCATAGTAAGCGCCGGGTTCGCCATCTTCACTCTCTCTGCCTTTCCTCCCACTCAGCGTTTCGGACTGTCCATCGTACTGGGAACCATGCTGGCTTCGGTCTCTACCGTGTTCATACTTCCGCTGATCGCGAACATAGGTCTTAATAACCCCCGAAAAAACCCTCCCTTCAGGCTCGGCCCCCGGCTTGGGAAAACCCGCCCCGACGAGGTCCTGACCCGCTGA
- a CDS encoding ATP-grasp domain-containing protein, whose amino-acid sequence MRKLKVLVLFDSAGTPPADQDYAEQFEHEDWFTEAAVAENLKCLGHEVRLMGIYDDIRPLVDEIEQNRPDVVFNLTEIFLGKAFLDKNIPSLLELLQVPYTGCGPASLMICNNKILTKKILSYHRIKVPNFHIFRRGGRIWRPKKLRFPLMVKPSQEEASTGIAQASFVEREKDLRDRVEFIHERFEMPAIVEEYIDGRELYVSILGNKRLRVFPFRETKFVQVPSDGPKLATYKAKWDKDYRARWGIKNEFAGRLPNGIPEKITRTAKRAYRALMLDSHARLDLRLTPQGDIYILEGNANPEIAQGDEFAESAEKGGVPYDKLVEKMLRIAFQRESTLVL is encoded by the coding sequence ATGAGAAAACTAAAGGTTCTGGTCCTTTTCGATTCGGCGGGAACTCCCCCTGCCGACCAGGATTATGCGGAGCAGTTCGAACATGAGGACTGGTTCACCGAAGCTGCCGTGGCGGAGAACCTTAAATGCCTCGGCCATGAAGTTCGCCTTATGGGGATCTATGATGATATTCGTCCTCTGGTCGATGAGATCGAACAGAACCGTCCGGACGTTGTGTTCAACCTGACAGAGATATTCCTGGGAAAGGCTTTCCTGGACAAGAACATCCCCTCCCTCCTGGAGCTTCTCCAGGTGCCCTATACAGGATGCGGTCCGGCGAGCCTGATGATATGTAACAACAAGATACTCACTAAAAAGATACTTTCCTATCACAGGATCAAAGTCCCGAACTTCCATATCTTCCGCAGGGGAGGCCGCATCTGGCGCCCGAAAAAGCTCAGGTTCCCCCTGATGGTCAAGCCCTCCCAGGAGGAGGCCTCAACGGGCATCGCCCAGGCCTCATTCGTTGAAAGGGAAAAGGACCTGCGCGACCGGGTCGAATTCATACATGAGAGGTTCGAGATGCCTGCCATCGTCGAGGAATATATAGACGGCAGGGAGCTTTACGTGAGCATCCTCGGGAATAAACGGCTCAGGGTTTTCCCTTTCCGTGAAACGAAATTCGTCCAAGTGCCTTCGGACGGACCGAAATTAGCCACCTACAAGGCCAAATGGGACAAGGATTACCGAGCAAGGTGGGGAATAAAGAACGAGTTCGCCGGTCGCCTGCCCAACGGCATACCGGAGAAAATAACAAGAACCGCCAAAAGAGCTTACAGGGCCCTCATGCTGGACAGCCACGCGAGGCTGGACCTGCGTCTCACCCCTCAGGGGGACATATACATACTGGAAGGCAACGCAAACCCCGAGATCGCCCAGGGGGATGAGTTCGCCGAATCCGCCGAAAAAGGAGGGGTCCCCTACGACAAGCTTGTTGAAAAAATGCTCAGGATAGCTTTCCAGAGAGAATCAACGCTTGTCCTTTGA